A section of the Telopea speciosissima isolate NSW1024214 ecotype Mountain lineage chromosome 3, Tspe_v1, whole genome shotgun sequence genome encodes:
- the LOC122654303 gene encoding cysteine-rich and transmembrane domain-containing protein WIH1 isoform X3 — protein sequence MSYERVPQESYPPPGYPGYPPPPPPGYPGYPPPPSPSPYPPPPPPGYQGYFNGGYPPPPPPPPPQQYQYDDQSGCTSFLQGCLAALCCCCVLEECCF from the exons ATGAGTTACGAAAGGGTTCCTCAAGAGTCATACCCTCCACCAG GATATCCTGGGTATCCACCACCGCCTCCTCCTGGGTATCCTGGCTATCCACCACCACCCTCACCGTCTCCATACCCACCACCGCCTCCTCCTGGCTATCAGGGTTACTTCAATGGAGGAtaccctcccccacccccacctccgCCACCCCAGCAATACCAATACGACGATCAGTCTGGCTGTACCTCATTCCTTCAAGGCTG TTTGGCTGCACTTTGTTGCTGTTGTGTGTTGGAGGAGTGCTGCTTCTAA
- the LOC122654303 gene encoding cysteine-rich and transmembrane domain-containing protein WIH1 isoform X2, producing the protein MSYERVPQESYPPPGYSSPYPPPQQGYPPPPPPGYPGYPPPPPPGYPPPPPPGYQGYFNGGYPPPPPPPPPQQYQYDDQSGCTSFLQGCLAALCCCCVLEECCF; encoded by the exons ATGAGTTACGAAAGGGTTCCTCAAGAGTCATACCCTCCACCAG GGTACTCGTCTCCTTATCCACCACCGCAGCAGGGTTACCCTCCACCGCCGCCTCCTGGATATCCTGGGTATCCACCACCGCCTCCTCCTGGGTAT CCACCACCGCCTCCTCCTGGCTATCAGGGTTACTTCAATGGAGGAtaccctcccccacccccacctccgCCACCCCAGCAATACCAATACGACGATCAGTCTGGCTGTACCTCATTCCTTCAAGGCTG TTTGGCTGCACTTTGTTGCTGTTGTGTGTTGGAGGAGTGCTGCTTCTAA
- the LOC122654301 gene encoding protein AUXIN SIGNALING F-BOX 2-like, translated as MTYFPEEVVEHMFDFLSHRDRNAVSLVCKSWYRLERWSRQRVFVGNCYAITPERLIARFPRIKALTLKGKPHFADFNLVPHDWGGFVHPWIEAMAKSYPGLEELRLKRIVVSDESLELLSRSFPNFKSLVLVSCEGFTTDGLAAIAANCRVLKELDLQEIDVEDRRGQWLSCFPDSCTTLVSLNFSCLKGEVNLGALERLVARSPNLKNLRLNRTVPLENLCKILSRAPQLVDLGTGSYVQEPNSEHYMKLTSAVLNCKSVRSLSGFLDVAPRCLPAIYPICLNLTSLNLSYSPGIQGNELIKLIHHCRKLQRLWILDCIGDKGLGVVASTCKELQELRVFPSDPYGGGSAAVTEEGLVAISMGCRNLHSLLYFCHQMSNAALITVAKNCPNFTRFRLCILDPQKPDHVTLQPLDEGFGAIVQSCKGLRRLSLSGLLTDQVFLYIGMYAERLEMLSIAFAGDSDKGMLYVLNGCKYLRKLEIRDSPFGDVALLTDVGKYETMRSLWMSSCDVTFGGCKALAQKMPRLNVEIINEKDQMEENPDDRQKVEKVYVYRTLDGPRRDAPDFVWTL; from the exons ATGACTTATTTCCCTGAAGAGGTTGTAGAGCACATGTTTGATTTCCTTTCGCACCGGGATCGAAATGCGGTGTCTCTCGTCTGCAAGTCTTGGTATAGGTTGGAGAGATGGAGTAGACAGAGGGTTTTTGTAGGGAATTGTTATGCCATTACTCCAGAGAGATTAATTGCAAGGTTTCCCAGAATTAAGGCTCTTACGTTGAAAGGAAAGCCACATTTTGCCGACTTCAATCTGGTTCCTCATGATTGGGGTGGTTTCGTGCATCCATGGATCGAGGCCATGGCTAAGAGCTATCCGGGTCTCGAGGAGCTCAGGCTTAAGAGGATAGTGGTTTCCGATGAGAGCCTTGAACTGCTTTCTCGGTCGTTCCCAAACTTCAAGTCTCTGGTTCTGGTTAGTTGTGAAGGATTTACTACAGACGGCCTAGCAGCCATAGCTGCCAATTGTAG GGTTCTGAAGGAGCTAGACTTGCAAGAAATTGATGTTGAGGATCGCAGGGGACAGTGGCTGAGCTGTTTTCCTGATAGCTGCACGACATTGGTCTCGCTGAATTTTTCATGTCTCAAAGGAGAAGTGAATTTGGGTGCTCTGGAGAGGCTTGTTGCTAGATCTCCGAACCTCAAGAATCTGAGGTTAAATCGGACAGTGCCACTTGAAAATCTCTGCAAAATCCTCTCTCGGGCACCGCAACTGGTGGACTTGGGCACAGGGTCTTATGTTCAGGAGCCTAATTCTGAGCACTACATGAAGCTTACTAGCGCTGTTCTCAATTGTAAATCAGTTAGGAGCTTGTCTGGATTTTTGGATGTTGCTCCTCGTTGCCTGCCTGCAATTTACCCCATCTGCTTGAACTTGACATCCTTGAACTTGAGTTATTCACCGGGTATTCAGGGTAACGAACTCATCAAGTTGATTCACCATTGCCGGAAACTTCAACGCTTATGG ATATTGGATTGTATTGGAGACAAAGGGCTAGGAGTTGTAGCTTCTACTTGTAAAGAACTGCAGGAATTGAGGGTGTTTCCATCTGATCCCTATGGTGGGGGAAGTGCAGCTGTAACCGAAGAAGGCCTAGTTGCCATATCTATGGGTTGCCGGAACCTTCATTCTCTGCTATATTTTTGTCACCAGATGTCAAATGCAGCCCTAATTACAGTAGCCAAGAACTGCCCCAATTTCACCCGCTTCAGATTGTGCATCCTTGACCCTCAAAAACCTGATCATGTGACTTTGCAGCCACTGGATGAAGGATTTGGAGCGATTGTTCAGTCGTGCAAGGGCCTCAGACGGTTGTCACTGTCAGGCCTTCTTACGGATCAGGTTTTTCTTTACATTGGAATGTATGCTGAGAGGTTGGAGATGCTTTCAATTGCATTTGCTGGCGACAGTGATAAGGGAATGCTATATGTGCTAAATGGGTGCAAGTACCTCAGGAAGCTGGAGATCCGAGATAGCCCCTTTGGTGATGTTGCACTTCTAACGGACGTAGGGAAGTATGAAACAATGCGATCCCTTTGGATGTCGTCCTGTGATGTTACTTTTGGAGGCTGCAAGGCTCTGGCCCAGAAAATGCCTAGGCTCAATGTGGAGATCATAAATGAAAAGGATCAGATGGAAGAGAACCCTGATGATCGGCAAAAGGTTGAGAAGGTATACGTTTATCGTACTTTGGATGGACCAAGGAGGGATGCACCAGATTTTGTCTGGACATTGTAG
- the LOC122654303 gene encoding cysteine-rich and transmembrane domain-containing protein WIH2 isoform X1, with translation MSYERVPQESYPPPGYSSPYPPPQQGYPPPPPPGYPGYPPPPPPGYPGYPPPPSPSPYPPPPPPGYQGYFNGGYPPPPPPPPPQQYQYDDQSGCTSFLQGCLAALCCCCVLEECCF, from the exons ATGAGTTACGAAAGGGTTCCTCAAGAGTCATACCCTCCACCAG GGTACTCGTCTCCTTATCCACCACCGCAGCAGGGTTACCCTCCACCGCCGCCTCCTGGATATCCTGGGTATCCACCACCGCCTCCTCCTGGGTATCCTGGCTATCCACCACCACCCTCACCGTCTCCATACCCACCACCGCCTCCTCCTGGCTATCAGGGTTACTTCAATGGAGGAtaccctcccccacccccacctccgCCACCCCAGCAATACCAATACGACGATCAGTCTGGCTGTACCTCATTCCTTCAAGGCTG TTTGGCTGCACTTTGTTGCTGTTGTGTGTTGGAGGAGTGCTGCTTCTAA